One region of bacterium genomic DNA includes:
- a CDS encoding cob(I)yrinic acid a,c-diamide adenosyltransferase translates to MKKAGLGLLQVYTGPGKGKTTAAVGLAVRAASAGLTVAFIQFMKPDESSELQALRNAGVTCSHFGGKGFLVPDGNPEPHIEAAKEGWERAVSYLCGETYTDVLIMDELCVALSLGLLDNAEVMTRIIERPHGLEVVCTGRDAPPELIAAADLVTDMGEVKHYFKQGIKARKGIEY, encoded by the coding sequence CAGGCTTAGGACTCCTGCAAGTCTACACAGGCCCGGGCAAGGGCAAGACAACGGCCGCTGTCGGTCTTGCTGTAAGAGCAGCATCTGCTGGACTTACAGTAGCGTTCATCCAGTTCATGAAGCCGGACGAGTCAAGCGAACTGCAAGCACTAAGAAATGCGGGAGTTACATGCTCACACTTCGGCGGTAAGGGTTTTCTTGTACCGGACGGCAATCCCGAGCCTCACATCGAAGCCGCAAAAGAGGGCTGGGAAAGAGCTGTAAGTTATCTTTGTGGAGAGACTTATACGGATGTGCTTATCATGGACGAATTGTGCGTGGCGCTCTCGCTGGGGCTTCTTGATAATGCCGAGGTGATGACGAGGATTATTGAAAGACCCCACGGACTCGAGGTCGTCTGCACTGGAAGGGACGCACCTCCGGAACTTATAGCCGCGGCTGATTTGGTGACTGATATGGGGGAGGTGAAGCATTACTTTAAACAGGGAATTAA